A single Comamonas sp. NLF-1-9 DNA region contains:
- a CDS encoding aspartate ammonia-lyase, with protein sequence MREEHDFLGSKTIPDDAYWGVHSARAVENFSISGNPVSRMPELVRAFAFVKKAAAQANRELGAVQPQVADAICKACDDLIAGQLHEHFVVDVIQGGAGTSTNMNANEVIANRALEHLGLARGSYEAVHPNDHVNASQSTNDTYPTAVKLATWFGIQTLLQSLASLRLAFEDKAREFADILKIGRTQLQDAVPMTLGQEFAAFASMVADDERRLRQSSELMCEINMGATAIGTGINAPVGYAALVTKRLAEVSGVPVHQAPDLIAATCDTGAFADISGVLKRVAIKLSKIANDLRLLSSGPQAGLGDICLPARQAGSSIMPGKVNPVIPEVVNQVCFEVVGNDATITMAVEAGQLQLNAFEPIMGWCLHKSLHHLAQACETLKLNCVQGITANRAVLEQRIGDSVTLVTALSPLIGYEKAARIAKTALASGQPIALVAEQLGILSQTEIKGLLVADKLTRPGAIQSI encoded by the coding sequence ATGCGTGAAGAACACGACTTCCTTGGAAGCAAAACAATCCCCGACGATGCCTATTGGGGCGTGCACAGCGCCCGCGCGGTGGAAAATTTTTCCATCAGCGGCAATCCGGTGTCGCGCATGCCCGAGCTGGTGCGCGCTTTTGCCTTCGTGAAGAAGGCCGCAGCCCAAGCGAATCGGGAGCTGGGCGCGGTGCAGCCGCAGGTGGCCGATGCGATCTGCAAGGCCTGCGACGACCTGATTGCCGGGCAGTTGCACGAGCACTTCGTGGTCGACGTGATCCAAGGCGGGGCGGGCACCTCGACCAACATGAACGCCAACGAGGTGATCGCCAACCGGGCGCTGGAACACCTGGGTCTGGCGCGCGGCAGCTACGAGGCGGTGCACCCCAATGACCACGTGAATGCCTCGCAAAGCACCAACGACACCTATCCCACGGCGGTCAAACTCGCCACCTGGTTCGGCATCCAGACCCTGCTGCAGTCGCTGGCGAGCCTGCGCCTGGCCTTTGAGGACAAGGCGCGCGAGTTTGCCGACATCCTCAAGATCGGCCGCACCCAGCTGCAGGACGCGGTGCCCATGACCCTGGGCCAGGAGTTCGCAGCCTTTGCCAGCATGGTGGCCGACGATGAGCGGCGCCTGCGCCAGTCGAGCGAGCTGATGTGCGAAATCAACATGGGTGCGACGGCGATAGGCACGGGCATCAATGCGCCCGTGGGCTATGCGGCGCTCGTGACCAAGCGGCTCGCCGAGGTCTCGGGCGTGCCGGTACACCAGGCGCCCGACCTGATCGCCGCGACCTGCGACACCGGTGCGTTTGCCGACATCTCGGGCGTGCTCAAGCGCGTGGCGATCAAGCTGTCCAAGATTGCCAACGACCTGCGCCTGCTCTCCTCGGGACCGCAGGCGGGACTGGGCGACATCTGCCTGCCGGCGCGCCAAGCGGGCTCTTCCATCATGCCGGGCAAGGTCAACCCGGTGATCCCTGAAGTGGTCAACCAGGTGTGTTTCGAGGTGGTGGGCAATGACGCGACCATCACCATGGCGGTGGAAGCGGGTCAATTGCAGCTCAACGCCTTCGAACCCATCATGGGGTGGTGTCTGCACAAGAGCCTGCACCATCTGGCGCAGGCCTGCGAGACGCTCAAACTCAATTGCGTGCAAGGCATCACCGCCAATCGCGCCGTGCTCGAACAGCGCATTGGCGACTCCGTGACGCTGGTGACCGCGCTCAGCCCGCTGATCGGCTATGAGAAGGCCGCACGCATTGCCAAGACCGCCCTGGCCAGCGGCCAGCCGATTGCGCTGGTTGCCGAGCAACTGGGCATCCTGAGCCAGACGGAGATCAAGGGGCTGCTCGTGGCCGACA